Sequence from the Spirochaetales bacterium genome:
TTCTGCGAGTGCTTTGAGTCCGACAGTATGATAAAATTCTCCGTTTTTATGCAGCGCCAATCCGTCTTCGAGTTTTTTGAAAATTTCAGGTGTAAAGAGAAATCGGCCGATTGATGCCTCCTTTGATGCTTCGGTTCCCGGTGGCGGTTTTTCGACAATATCTGCGACATGAACGGCATCAGACGCCATGGTGATGATTCCGTAACGGTTGAGATCCGGAGGATTATAGGCAGTCGCGAGGACGGAACAGCCCGTTTTTTCGTACTGATCGAAAAGCTGAAGCGGGACCGGGCGCGTACTGAAGAAAATATCGTCGGGATAGGCGACGATAAAAATATCGTCGCCGACAAACGCTTTCGAAAGAAGGATCGCCTGTCCTGTTCCCATCATCTTTTGCTGTCTGACAAAATAAAAATTGGCGTCGGGTGGCGTGATTATTCTGATTTTATCGAATTTTTCTTCTTTTGAAAGTACGCTTTCGAGTTCTATTTCACGATCGAGGTAATCCTCGAGGCTTTTCTTTCTTCTCGATGTTATGAGAAGTATTTCTTTTATGCCCGCAGCGATAAACTCATCGATAACGAAATCGATCGCCGGTTTATCGATAACCGGAAACATTTCCTTGGGTATCGTTTTCGTTGCCGGAAAAAATCTCGTTCCGTATCCCGCGGCGACAATGACACCTTTCACATCATTTCTCCTTTTTTATATATATATGACTCACATTTCACGGGTACACGGGTGATTCCATGAATGCAGCCAGCATGGAACGAAGTTTCGTTTCCTCGATCGCGGTTGTCGTCTTCCCGCCTTTAAATAACTTGACTTTTCCTATGGCGGCGAGCATGACAAACGACGGCTTGCCAGAACGGGCCTTTTTGTCGATATACATGGTTTCGATAATATCGTCAATACCGATATTATCCGGTATACTGAACGGAAGGCCGATATCCCTGATAAGGGAGATCTGTTCCGTATATGCCGGGGCAGAAAGATACCCGCATTTCAATGAAAGATAGGCTTCGGCCGCTATACCGGTCGCGACCGCTTCACCGTGCAACAGTGAGTAACCGGAGAGATGTTCAATCGCATGACCGATCGTATGGCCGTAGTTGAGAATTTTTCTCAAGTTATTCTCTTTCGCATCCTTTGCAACGACATCGTTTTTTATACGGCAATTGAGAGTCATTAATGACGTTATAACGGATGGATAGTCGGGACCGCCTCTCGATAATATGATATCGAGATGCTTTCTGATAAAAGAGATGAGTCCCGCGTCGCGAATAAGACCGTGTTTGATGATTTCGATGAGACCGCTTCTGTAGTTGCGTTCGTCGAGCGTCGAGAGGGTTTTAGTATCGATGAACACGCCGACCGGATGATGAAAGGCCCCGATAAGATTTTTTCCCTGAGGACAATCAAC
This genomic interval carries:
- a CDS encoding UTP--glucose-1-phosphate uridylyltransferase: MKGVIVAAGYGTRFFPATKTIPKEMFPVIDKPAIDFVIDEFIAAGIKEILLITSRRKKSLEDYLDREIELESVLSKEEKFDKIRIITPPDANFYFVRQQKMMGTGQAILLSKAFVGDDIFIVAYPDDIFFSTRPVPLQLFDQYEKTGCSVLATAYNPPDLNRYGIITMASDAVHVADIVEKPPPGTEASKEASIGRFLFTPEIFKKLEDGLALHKNGEFYHTVGLKALAEEGRLAFKRIDANRLDIGEPRGYLQAILFYAQMRPEYETIVNQFLRSNSTDT
- the aroB gene encoding 3-dehydroquinate synthase — its product is MKQINVRVRVQPQKYTLSIGYDILKSAVKTIVDRYPARKYAIITDSTVKELYGGLVLEYLQNAGVNAFLIDFPAGELHKTMETKRYLDNRLLDVRFQRDSIIIALGGGVVGDVAGFVAATYMRGIPFYQIPTTVMAQADSSIGGKTAVDCPQGKNLIGAFHHPVGVFIDTKTLSTLDERNYRSGLIEIIKHGLIRDAGLISFIRKHLDIILSRGGPDYPSVITSLMTLNCRIKNDVVAKDAKENNLRKILNYGHTIGHAIEHLSGYSLLHGEAVATGIAAEAYLSLKCGYLSAPAYTEQISLIRDIGLPFSIPDNIGIDDIIETMYIDKKARSGKPSFVMLAAIGKVKLFKGGKTTTAIEETKLRSMLAAFMESPVYP